In one Pseudomonas sp. SCA2728.1_7 genomic region, the following are encoded:
- a CDS encoding choline ABC transporter substrate-binding protein, which produces MKGSPSLLLAAMLSLPLLAQAAEPAQCSTVNFSDVGWTDITATTATTSVVLNALGYKTKTTMISVPVTYKSLADGKNMDVFLGNWMPTMENDIKAYRDAGTVETVRTNLKGAKYTLAVPQALYDKGLHDFADIAKFKKELDGKIYGIEPGNDGNRLIQSMIDKDAFGLKTAGFKVVESSEAGMLSQVDRAQKRDTAVVFLGWAPHPMNKRFKIQYLTGGDDFFGPDFGAATVATNTRKGYATECSNVGQLLKNLEFTVDMESELMGNILDDKMKPDAAAKAWLKKNPQVLDTWLAGVTTIDGKPGLEAVKAKLQ; this is translated from the coding sequence ATGAAAGGTTCCCCGTCGTTGTTGTTGGCCGCCATGCTGAGTCTGCCGTTACTGGCGCAAGCTGCAGAACCGGCGCAGTGCAGTACCGTTAACTTCTCCGATGTCGGCTGGACCGACATCACCGCCACCACCGCTACCACTTCTGTTGTGCTCAACGCCCTCGGCTACAAGACCAAGACCACCATGATTTCCGTGCCCGTCACCTACAAGTCGCTGGCCGACGGCAAGAACATGGACGTATTCCTCGGCAACTGGATGCCGACCATGGAAAACGACATCAAGGCCTACCGCGACGCCGGCACCGTGGAAACCGTGCGCACCAACCTCAAGGGCGCCAAGTACACCCTCGCCGTGCCGCAAGCCCTGTATGACAAAGGTCTGCATGACTTCGCCGACATCGCCAAATTCAAGAAAGAACTCGACGGCAAGATCTACGGCATCGAGCCTGGCAACGACGGCAACCGTCTGATCCAGAGCATGATCGACAAGGACGCTTTCGGCCTGAAGACCGCCGGTTTCAAAGTGGTTGAGTCTTCGGAAGCGGGCATGCTCTCGCAAGTGGATCGCGCGCAAAAACGCGACACAGCGGTGGTCTTCCTCGGCTGGGCGCCGCACCCGATGAACAAGCGCTTCAAGATTCAATACCTGACCGGTGGCGATGATTTCTTCGGCCCCGATTTCGGTGCGGCGACCGTGGCGACCAACACCCGCAAGGGTTACGCCACGGAATGCAGCAACGTCGGTCAGTTGCTGAAGAACCTGGAGTTCACCGTCGACATGGAAAGCGAACTGATGGGCAACATCCTCGACGACAAGATGAAGCCTGACGCGGCCGCCAAGGCCTGGCTGAAAAAGAATCCACAAGTGCTCGATACCTGGCTCGCTGGCGTGACCACCATTGACGGTAAACCTGGCCTGGAGGCCGTGAAAGCCAAGCTTCAGTAA
- a CDS encoding L-carnitine dehydrogenase, which produces MSFITEIKTFAALGSGVIGSGWVARALAHGLDVIAWDPAPGAEAALRKRVANAWGALEKNGLAPGASQDRLRFVATIEECVRDADFIQESAPERLELKLDLHSKISAAAKPNALIGSSTSGLLPSEFYESSTHPERCVVGHPFNPVYLLPLVEVVGGKNTAPEAVQAAMKVYESLGMRPLHVRKEVPGFIADRLLEALWREALHLVNDGVATTGEIDDAIRFGAGLRWSFMGTFLTYTLAGGDAGMRHFMSQFGPALQLPWTYLPAPELTDKLIDDVVDGTSDQLGRHSISALERYRDDCLLAVLEAVKTTKEKHGMSFSE; this is translated from the coding sequence ATGAGCTTTATCACCGAAATCAAAACCTTCGCCGCGCTGGGCAGCGGTGTCATCGGCAGTGGCTGGGTCGCCCGCGCCCTCGCCCATGGCCTGGATGTGATCGCCTGGGACCCGGCACCCGGCGCCGAAGCGGCACTGCGCAAACGCGTGGCCAACGCCTGGGGTGCGCTGGAGAAAAACGGTCTGGCGCCGGGTGCTTCGCAGGATCGTCTGCGCTTTGTCGCGACCATCGAGGAGTGCGTACGCGATGCCGACTTCATTCAGGAAAGCGCCCCGGAACGTCTGGAACTGAAACTCGATCTGCACAGCAAAATCAGCGCCGCGGCCAAGCCGAATGCGTTGATCGGCTCGAGCACTTCGGGCCTGTTGCCGAGTGAGTTCTACGAGAGCTCGACGCACCCGGAGCGCTGCGTGGTAGGCCACCCGTTCAACCCGGTCTATCTGCTGCCGTTGGTCGAAGTCGTGGGCGGCAAGAACACTGCGCCGGAAGCCGTGCAAGCGGCGATGAAAGTCTACGAATCCCTCGGCATGCGCCCGTTGCATGTGCGCAAGGAAGTGCCCGGATTTATCGCCGACCGCTTGCTTGAAGCGTTGTGGCGAGAGGCGCTGCACCTGGTCAATGACGGTGTCGCGACCACTGGCGAGATCGACGATGCGATCCGTTTTGGCGCTGGTTTGCGCTGGTCGTTCATGGGTACGTTCCTGACTTACACCCTGGCCGGTGGTGATGCGGGCATGCGCCACTTCATGTCGCAATTCGGCCCGGCGTTGCAGTTGCCGTGGACCTATCTGCCGGCGCCGGAGCTGACTGACAAGTTGATTGATGATGTGGTCGATGGCACCAGTGATCAGCTTGGTCGTCACAGTATTTCGGCGCTGGAGCGCTATCGTGATGATTGCTTGCTGGCGGTTCTGGAGGCGGTGAAGACCACCAAGGAAAAGCATGGGATGAGTTTCAGCGAGTGA
- a CDS encoding thioesterase family protein, with protein MPHVTTYQTRIIPDWVDYNGHLRDAFYLLIFSYATDALMDRLGMDSSNREASGHSLFTLELHLNYLHEVKLDTEVEVRTQIIGHDSKRLHLYHSLHKVGEEQELAGNEQMLLHVDLAGPRSAPFSADTLSRLQSIVAEQNDLPAPAYIGRVIALPPAR; from the coding sequence ATGCCGCACGTCACCACCTACCAAACTCGAATCATCCCCGACTGGGTCGACTACAACGGCCACCTGCGCGACGCCTTCTACCTGCTGATTTTCAGCTACGCCACCGACGCCCTGATGGACCGCCTCGGTATGGACAGCAGCAACCGCGAAGCCAGCGGCCACTCCCTGTTCACCCTCGAACTGCACCTCAACTACCTGCACGAAGTGAAGCTCGACACCGAGGTCGAAGTACGCACGCAAATCATCGGCCACGACAGCAAACGCCTGCACCTCTATCACAGCCTGCACAAGGTCGGTGAGGAGCAGGAACTGGCCGGCAACGAACAGATGCTGTTGCACGTCGACCTCGCCGGCCCGCGTTCGGCACCGTTCAGCGCGGACACCCTGAGCCGCCTGCAAAGCATCGTCGCCGAGCAAAACGACCTGCCCGCTCCCGCTTACATCGGCCGCGTGATCGCGCTGCCACCTGCAAGGTAA
- a CDS encoding choline ABC transporter substrate-binding protein, with protein sequence MKRLISSCVLALSGTAFFSASVMAAEPASCQNVRMGVVNWTDVIATSAMTQVLLDGLGYNTKQTSASQQIIFAGIRDQRLDLFLGYWNPLMTQTITPFVDANQVKVLEAPSLKDARATLAVPTYLADKGLKTFADIARFEKELGGKIYGIEPGSGANTQIKAMIAKNQFGLGKFQLVESSEAGMLAAVDRAVRRKEAVVFFGWAPHPMNVNVQMTYLTGSEDALGPNEGMATVWTVTSPKYAEQCPNIGRLLTNLTFTAEDESRMMQPLLDHKDAFESARQWLKDHPEDKQRWLEGVTTFDGKPAAENLQLTSK encoded by the coding sequence ATGAAACGACTGATCAGCAGCTGTGTTCTCGCACTCAGCGGTACCGCTTTCTTCAGCGCCAGCGTCATGGCGGCCGAACCCGCCTCGTGCCAGAACGTGCGCATGGGCGTGGTCAACTGGACCGACGTGATCGCCACCAGTGCCATGACCCAGGTCCTGCTCGACGGCCTCGGCTACAACACCAAACAAACCAGCGCCTCCCAGCAAATCATCTTCGCCGGGATCCGCGATCAGCGCCTGGACCTGTTCCTCGGTTACTGGAACCCGCTGATGACCCAGACCATCACGCCGTTTGTCGACGCCAATCAGGTCAAAGTCCTCGAAGCGCCAAGCCTGAAAGATGCCCGTGCGACCCTCGCCGTGCCGACTTATCTGGCCGACAAGGGCCTGAAGACCTTCGCCGACATCGCCAGGTTTGAAAAAGAACTGGGCGGCAAGATCTACGGCATCGAGCCAGGCTCGGGCGCCAACACGCAGATCAAGGCGATGATTGCCAAGAACCAGTTCGGCCTCGGCAAGTTCCAACTGGTCGAGTCCAGTGAGGCCGGCATGCTCGCCGCCGTCGACCGCGCCGTACGCCGCAAAGAGGCCGTGGTGTTCTTCGGCTGGGCGCCGCACCCGATGAACGTCAACGTGCAGATGACTTATCTCACTGGCAGTGAAGACGCCCTCGGACCGAATGAAGGCATGGCCACGGTGTGGACCGTCACCTCGCCGAAATACGCCGAGCAGTGCCCGAACATCGGTCGCCTGCTGACCAACCTGACGTTCACCGCCGAAGACGAAAGCCGGATGATGCAGCCGCTGCTCGACCACAAGGACGCCTTTGAATCCGCCAGGCAATGGCTCAAGGATCACCCTGAAGACAAGCAGCGCTGGCTGGAAGGTGTGACCACGTTCGATGGCAAACCGGCCGCTGAAAACCTGCAGTTGACCAGCAAATAA
- a CDS encoding L-serine ammonia-lyase codes for MAISVFDLFKIGIGPSSSHTVGPMRAAALFVESLRGKHQLEQVGRIEVQLYGSLSATGIGHGSDNAVIMGLMGEWPDAIDPSQIGPRIQALRETHTLLLDGRLSVPFVWARDMRLIDENLPFHPNAMTIVAEGDHGELHRDTYYSVGGGFVVDQAQASSGVVDLDRTELPYDFSSAVELLELCKNNNLRVAELMMANEKVWRSEEEIRAGLMKLWRAMQDCVEQGLKHEGILPGGLNVRRRAAKLHRSLQELGKPNVIGSTLSAMEWVNLFALAVNEENAAGGRMVTAPTNGAAGIIPAVLHYFMKFSEAVTDANVVDYFLGAAAVGILCKKNASISGAEVGCQGEVGSACAMAAAGLAEILGATPEQLCNAAEIGLEHNLGLTCDPVGGLVQVPCIERNAIAAVKAINAAQMALRGDGQHFISLDRVIRTMRDTGADMHDKYKETSRGGLAVSAVEC; via the coding sequence ATGGCTATCAGCGTTTTCGACCTGTTCAAAATCGGCATCGGCCCTTCCAGTTCCCACACCGTCGGGCCGATGCGCGCGGCGGCATTGTTCGTCGAGTCGTTAAGGGGCAAGCATCAACTGGAACAGGTGGGGCGGATCGAAGTGCAGCTATACGGTTCGCTGTCGGCGACCGGTATCGGTCACGGCAGCGACAACGCGGTGATCATGGGCTTGATGGGCGAGTGGCCGGACGCAATCGACCCGTCGCAGATCGGTCCGCGTATCCAGGCGCTGCGTGAAACTCACACACTGTTATTGGATGGTCGCTTGTCGGTGCCGTTTGTCTGGGCGCGGGACATGCGCCTGATCGACGAGAACCTGCCGTTCCACCCCAATGCGATGACGATTGTTGCCGAGGGCGATCACGGCGAGCTGCATCGCGACACCTACTATTCGGTGGGTGGCGGTTTTGTCGTGGATCAGGCGCAGGCCTCCAGCGGTGTGGTCGATCTGGATCGCACTGAATTGCCTTATGACTTTTCCAGTGCGGTCGAGCTGCTGGAGTTGTGCAAGAACAACAACCTGCGCGTTGCCGAATTGATGATGGCCAACGAAAAGGTCTGGCGCAGTGAAGAAGAAATCCGCGCCGGGCTGATGAAGCTGTGGCGGGCGATGCAGGACTGCGTCGAGCAGGGGCTCAAGCACGAAGGCATCCTGCCGGGCGGTTTGAATGTGCGGCGGCGTGCGGCGAAGTTGCATCGCAGTCTTCAGGAATTGGGCAAGCCCAATGTGATCGGCTCGACGCTCAGCGCGATGGAGTGGGTCAACCTGTTCGCCCTGGCAGTTAATGAAGAGAATGCGGCGGGCGGGCGCATGGTCACGGCGCCGACCAATGGCGCGGCGGGGATCATTCCGGCGGTGTTGCACTACTTTATGAAGTTCAGTGAAGCGGTGACTGACGCCAACGTGGTCGATTACTTCCTCGGTGCAGCGGCGGTGGGGATTCTGTGCAAGAAGAATGCTTCGATCTCGGGCGCTGAGGTTGGCTGTCAGGGTGAGGTCGGTTCGGCCTGCGCAATGGCGGCGGCGGGGCTGGCGGAGATTCTTGGCGCTACGCCGGAGCAGTTGTGCAACGCGGCGGAAATTGGCCTGGAACATAACCTTGGGCTGACCTGCGATCCGGTCGGCGGCCTGGTGCAAGTGCCGTGCATCGAGCGCAATGCGATTGCGGCGGTGAAAGCGATCAACGCGGCGCAGATGGCGTTGCGTGGTGATGGTCAGCATTTTATCTCGCTGGACCGGGTGATTCGCACCATGCGTGATACCGGCGCTGATATGCATGACAAATATAAAGAGACATCGCGTGGTGGATTGGCGGTCAGCGCGGTTGAGTGCTGA
- a CDS encoding 3-keto-5-aminohexanoate cleavage protein — MNHDVIITCALTGAGDTTAKSLHVPVTPKQIAAAAVEAAKAGATVVHCHVRDPQTGKFSRDVALYREVMERIREADVDIIVNLTAGMGGDLEIGAGENPMEFGPNTDLVGPLTRLAHVEELLPEICTLDCGTLNFGDGDTIYVSTPAQLRAGAKRITELGVKAELEIFDTGHLWFAKQMIKEGLLDNPLFQLCLGIPWGAPADTTTMKAMVDNLPADAVWAGFGIGRMQMPMAAQAVLLGGNVRVGLEDNLWLDKGVLATNGQLVERASEILSRLGARVLTPAEGRKKMGLTQRG, encoded by the coding sequence ATGAACCACGACGTCATCATCACCTGCGCACTCACCGGTGCTGGCGACACGACCGCCAAGAGCCTGCATGTGCCGGTCACCCCGAAACAGATCGCAGCAGCCGCCGTTGAAGCGGCCAAGGCTGGCGCCACCGTCGTGCACTGCCACGTGCGTGATCCGCAGACCGGCAAGTTCAGCCGTGACGTGGCGCTGTACCGCGAAGTGATGGAGCGCATCCGCGAGGCGGACGTCGACATCATCGTCAACCTCACCGCCGGCATGGGCGGCGACCTGGAAATCGGCGCTGGCGAGAACCCGATGGAGTTCGGCCCGAACACTGATCTGGTCGGCCCGCTGACCCGTCTCGCCCACGTTGAAGAGTTGCTACCGGAAATCTGCACCCTCGATTGCGGCACGCTGAACTTCGGCGATGGCGACACCATTTACGTCTCCACCCCGGCGCAACTGCGTGCCGGTGCCAAGCGCATCACCGAGCTGGGCGTGAAGGCCGAGCTGGAGATTTTCGACACTGGGCACCTGTGGTTTGCCAAGCAGATGATCAAGGAAGGTTTGCTCGATAACCCGTTGTTCCAGCTGTGTCTGGGGATTCCATGGGGTGCGCCGGCAGACACCACCACGATGAAAGCCATGGTCGATAACTTGCCGGCCGATGCGGTGTGGGCCGGGTTTGGCATTGGCCGCATGCAGATGCCGATGGCCGCGCAAGCGGTATTGCTCGGCGGCAACGTACGGGTCGGGCTGGAAGACAACCTGTGGCTGGACAAAGGCGTGCTGGCGACCAATGGCCAATTAGTGGAGCGCGCCAGCGAAATCCTCAGCCGCCTCGGCGCCCGCGTGCTCACGCCTGCCGAAGGCCGCAAAAAAATGGGCCTGACCCAGCGCGGCTAA
- a CDS encoding GlxA family transcriptional regulator encodes MTSFNSGAQPQNRAPQSIGFLLLDNFTLISLASAVEPLRMANQLSGRELYRWSTLTVDGGQVWASDGLQITPDASMHKAPPLDTVIVCGGIGIQRTVTREHVSWLQSQARQSKRLGAVCTGSWALACAGLLDGFDCSVHWECLAAMQEAFPRVAMSTRLFTLDRNRFTSSGGTAPLDMMLHLISRDHGRELSAAISEMFVYERIRNEQDHQRVPLKHMLGTNQPKLQEIVALMEANLEEPIDLDELAVYVAVSRRQLERLFQKYLHCSPSRYYLKLRLIRARQLLKQTPMSIIEVASVCGFVSTPHFSKCYREYFGIPPRDERVGSNTTQQVAMLPLPQAIVMSPLSGPMSALSQARNESTFASVRL; translated from the coding sequence ATGACGTCGTTCAACTCCGGGGCCCAACCCCAGAACCGTGCGCCTCAATCCATCGGCTTTCTGCTGCTGGACAATTTCACGCTGATTTCTCTGGCCTCCGCAGTAGAGCCCCTGCGCATGGCCAACCAATTGTCCGGTCGCGAGCTGTATCGCTGGAGCACCCTCACCGTCGATGGCGGCCAGGTGTGGGCCAGTGACGGTCTGCAAATCACTCCCGACGCCTCCATGCACAAAGCGCCGCCGCTGGACACTGTGATTGTCTGCGGCGGTATCGGCATCCAGCGCACTGTCACCCGTGAACACGTCTCGTGGCTGCAAAGCCAGGCGCGTCAGTCCAAGCGTCTCGGCGCCGTGTGCACCGGCAGTTGGGCGCTGGCTTGCGCCGGGTTGCTCGACGGTTTCGATTGCAGCGTGCACTGGGAATGTCTGGCGGCAATGCAGGAAGCTTTCCCGCGCGTGGCCATGAGCACTCGCTTGTTCACCCTCGACCGTAACCGTTTCACCAGCTCCGGTGGCACCGCGCCGCTGGACATGATGCTGCACCTGATCAGCCGCGATCACGGCCGTGAACTGTCCGCCGCGATCTCGGAAATGTTCGTCTACGAACGCATCCGCAATGAACAGGATCACCAGCGTGTGCCGCTCAAGCACATGCTCGGCACCAACCAGCCGAAACTGCAGGAAATCGTTGCGCTGATGGAAGCCAATCTGGAAGAGCCGATCGACCTGGATGAGCTGGCGGTGTACGTCGCTGTGTCGCGTCGACAGCTGGAGCGCCTGTTCCAGAAATACCTGCACTGCTCGCCATCGCGTTACTACTTGAAGCTGCGCCTGATCCGCGCCCGGCAACTGCTCAAGCAAACGCCGATGTCGATCATCGAAGTGGCGTCGGTGTGTGGTTTCGTTTCGACGCCGCACTTCTCCAAGTGCTACCGCGAGTACTTCGGCATTCCGCCGCGTGACGAGCGCGTAGGCTCCAACACCACCCAGCAAGTGGCGATGCTGCCGCTGCCGCAGGCAATCGTGATGTCGCCGCTGTCGGGGCCGATGTCGGCGTTGAGTCAGGCGCGCAATGAGTCGACGTTTGCCAGCGTAAGGCTGTAG
- the choW gene encoding choline ABC transporter permease subunit — protein sequence MLIDQKIPLGQYIAGFVEWLTQHGANTFDAIAVTLETMIHGVTFALTWFNPLVLIGLIALLAHLIQRKWGLTAFVIASFLLILNLGYWQETMETLAQVMFATLVCVVIGVPLGIVAAHKPMFYTVMRPVLDLMQTVPTFVYLIPTLTLFGLGVVPGLISTVVFAIAAPIRLTYLGIRDVPQELMDAGKAFGCSRRQLLSRIELPHAMPSIAAGITQCIMLSLSMVVIAALVGADGLGKPVVNALNTADIALGFEAGLAIVLLAIMLDRICKQPDAKVGGDA from the coding sequence ATGCTGATTGATCAGAAAATACCTTTAGGCCAGTACATCGCGGGCTTCGTTGAATGGTTGACGCAACACGGCGCCAACACCTTCGACGCAATCGCCGTGACACTGGAAACGATGATCCACGGCGTGACGTTTGCGCTGACCTGGTTCAACCCACTGGTCTTGATTGGCCTGATCGCCCTGCTCGCGCACCTGATCCAGCGCAAATGGGGATTGACCGCTTTCGTGATCGCCTCCTTCCTGCTGATCCTCAATCTGGGGTACTGGCAGGAAACTATGGAAACCCTCGCCCAGGTCATGTTCGCGACCCTGGTCTGCGTGGTCATCGGCGTGCCGTTGGGCATCGTCGCCGCGCATAAACCGATGTTCTACACTGTCATGCGTCCGGTACTCGATCTGATGCAGACCGTACCGACCTTCGTTTACCTCATTCCTACCCTGACCCTCTTCGGGCTGGGTGTGGTCCCGGGCCTGATCTCCACGGTGGTGTTCGCCATCGCTGCGCCGATCCGCCTGACCTACCTGGGCATCCGCGATGTCCCGCAAGAACTGATGGACGCCGGCAAGGCCTTCGGCTGCTCGCGTCGCCAACTGCTCTCACGGATTGAACTGCCTCACGCCATGCCGAGCATCGCGGCCGGCATCACCCAGTGCATCATGCTGTCGTTGTCGATGGTGGTGATCGCGGCACTGGTGGGCGCCGACGGACTCGGCAAACCGGTGGTCAACGCACTGAACACTGCTGATATCGCCCTGGGCTTCGAAGCGGGCCTGGCGATCGTACTGCTGGCGATCATGCTCGACCGTATCTGCAAACAACCCGACGCTAAAGTAGGGGGTGACGCATGA